Proteins encoded within one genomic window of Ascaphus truei isolate aAscTru1 chromosome 8, aAscTru1.hap1, whole genome shotgun sequence:
- the LOC142501182 gene encoding uncharacterized protein LOC142501182 isoform X3, giving the protein MGPKGFFYIGPVPYSWEYRRWRRCTTKRSWRLPPQKPGPGSPITSREAQALLFLTAIIWESAEQIHCLKKKTTVIGICHQDRSRTMQSPGAQTKSESDVSSYSVQDSVMEQRPYACKIPVSTDKPEGTTEPSHKKILETRLKQVEKRSHSTTPVLQQATEQKRVVLKFQKSTSPLPTVKHAPFLMPKLEHPSTDEV; this is encoded by the exons atgggacccaaggggttcttctatataggtcctgtcccatattcctgggagtatagaagatggaggcgctgcaccactaagagatcatggaggctaccaccccagaagcccggtcctggctccccaataacatcgcgggaagctcaggccctcctgttcctcacag CAATCATATGGGAATCTGCGGAGCAAATACACTGTCTCAAAAAAAAGACGACTGTCATTGGTATTTGTCACCAGGACAGAAGTAGAACGATGCAATCTCCAGGTGCACAAACGA AATCTGAATCCGATGTTTCATCTTATAGTGTTCAAGATTCTGTAATGGAACAGCGTCCGTATGCGTGTAAAATTCCAGTATCTACAGATAAACCAGAAG GAACAACAGAACCTAGCCACAAGAAAATTTTAGAGACCCGTTTAAAACAAGTGGAAAAAAGATCCCATTCAACTACTCCAGTTCTTCAGCAAGCAACCGAACAG AAGCGCGTAGTCCTGAAGTTCCAGAAGTCAACATCACCATTACCTACAGTGAAACATGCCCCTTTCCTCATGCCAAAGCTGG AGCATCCCTCAACTGACGAAGTATAA
- the LOC142501182 gene encoding uncharacterized protein LOC142501182 isoform X1, producing MGPKGFFYIGPVPYSWEYRRWRRCTTKRSWRLPPQKPGPGSPITSREAQALLFLTAIIWESAEQIHCLKKKTTVIGICHQDRSRTMQSPGAQTKSESDVSSYSVQDSVMEQRPYACKIPVSTDKPEGTTEPSHKKILETRLKQVEKRSHSTTPVLQQATEQKRVVLKFQKSTSPLPTVKHAPFLMPKLAGIPPSVLNVTPGTLSRLKREKTKMVHPSSMERLFCIRKDCV from the exons atgggacccaaggggttcttctatataggtcctgtcccatattcctgggagtatagaagatggaggcgctgcaccactaagagatcatggaggctaccaccccagaagcccggtcctggctccccaataacatcgcgggaagctcaggccctcctgttcctcacag CAATCATATGGGAATCTGCGGAGCAAATACACTGTCTCAAAAAAAAGACGACTGTCATTGGTATTTGTCACCAGGACAGAAGTAGAACGATGCAATCTCCAGGTGCACAAACGA AATCTGAATCCGATGTTTCATCTTATAGTGTTCAAGATTCTGTAATGGAACAGCGTCCGTATGCGTGTAAAATTCCAGTATCTACAGATAAACCAGAAG GAACAACAGAACCTAGCCACAAGAAAATTTTAGAGACCCGTTTAAAACAAGTGGAAAAAAGATCCCATTCAACTACTCCAGTTCTTCAGCAAGCAACCGAACAG AAGCGCGTAGTCCTGAAGTTCCAGAAGTCAACATCACCATTACCTACAGTGAAACATGCCCCTTTCCTCATGCCAAAGCTGG CTGGAATTCCACCAAGTGTCCTCAATGTGACCCCTGGTACATTGTCACGCTtaaagagagaaaaaacaaaaatggtGCATCCATCGTCAATGGAG agactattctgcatccgtaaagactgtgtgtga
- the LOC142501182 gene encoding uncharacterized protein LOC142501182 isoform X4 codes for MLVLLKQFKTVVQAIIWESAEQIHCLKKKTTVIGICHQDRSRTMQSPGAQTKSESDVSSYSVQDSVMEQRPYACKIPVSTDKPEGTTEPSHKKILETRLKQVEKRSHSTTPVLQQATEQKRVVLKFQKSTSPLPTVKHAPFLMPKLAGIPPSVLNVTPGTLSRLKREKTKMVHPSSMERLFCIRKDCV; via the exons ATGTTGGTTTTACTGAAGCAATTCAAAACTGTTGTGCAAG CAATCATATGGGAATCTGCGGAGCAAATACACTGTCTCAAAAAAAAGACGACTGTCATTGGTATTTGTCACCAGGACAGAAGTAGAACGATGCAATCTCCAGGTGCACAAACGA AATCTGAATCCGATGTTTCATCTTATAGTGTTCAAGATTCTGTAATGGAACAGCGTCCGTATGCGTGTAAAATTCCAGTATCTACAGATAAACCAGAAG GAACAACAGAACCTAGCCACAAGAAAATTTTAGAGACCCGTTTAAAACAAGTGGAAAAAAGATCCCATTCAACTACTCCAGTTCTTCAGCAAGCAACCGAACAG AAGCGCGTAGTCCTGAAGTTCCAGAAGTCAACATCACCATTACCTACAGTGAAACATGCCCCTTTCCTCATGCCAAAGCTGG CTGGAATTCCACCAAGTGTCCTCAATGTGACCCCTGGTACATTGTCACGCTtaaagagagaaaaaacaaaaatggtGCATCCATCGTCAATGGAG agactattctgcatccgtaaagactgtgtgtga
- the LOC142501182 gene encoding uncharacterized protein LOC142501182 isoform X2, producing the protein MGPKGFFYIGPVPYSWEYRRWRRCTTKRSWRLPPQKPGPGSPITSREAQALLFLTAIIWESAEQIHCLKKKTTVIGICHQDRSRTMQSPGAQTKSESDVSSYSVQDSVMEQRPYACKIPVSTDKPEGTTEPSHKKILETRLKQVEKRSHSTTPVLQQATEQKRVVLKFQKSTSPLPTVKHAPFLMPKLDDVRVYERVFLEGK; encoded by the exons atgggacccaaggggttcttctatataggtcctgtcccatattcctgggagtatagaagatggaggcgctgcaccactaagagatcatggaggctaccaccccagaagcccggtcctggctccccaataacatcgcgggaagctcaggccctcctgttcctcacag CAATCATATGGGAATCTGCGGAGCAAATACACTGTCTCAAAAAAAAGACGACTGTCATTGGTATTTGTCACCAGGACAGAAGTAGAACGATGCAATCTCCAGGTGCACAAACGA AATCTGAATCCGATGTTTCATCTTATAGTGTTCAAGATTCTGTAATGGAACAGCGTCCGTATGCGTGTAAAATTCCAGTATCTACAGATAAACCAGAAG GAACAACAGAACCTAGCCACAAGAAAATTTTAGAGACCCGTTTAAAACAAGTGGAAAAAAGATCCCATTCAACTACTCCAGTTCTTCAGCAAGCAACCGAACAG AAGCGCGTAGTCCTGAAGTTCCAGAAGTCAACATCACCATTACCTACAGTGAAACATGCCCCTTTCCTCATGCCAAAGCTGG ATGATGTCAGGGTTTATGAACGCGTGTTCTTGGAAGGAAAATGA